From the genome of Scytonema hofmannii PCC 7110, one region includes:
- a CDS encoding RtcB family protein yields the protein MQKKDEAVYDQVTNVATLPGVTKYALCMPDGHFGYGFPIGNIKG from the coding sequence GTGCAAAAAAAGGATGAAGCCGTTTACGACCAAGTCACCAATGTCGCAACACTTCCTGGAGTGACCAAGTACGCTTTGTGTATGCCTGACGGACACTTTGGTTATGGTTTTCCCATTGGGAATATTAAAGGATAA
- a CDS encoding UPF0175 family protein, whose product MSQFIQPINLQISPGSLNQGESAIRQELALQLYVQNIFTFSQARHLANLSVWEFQKLLGQNKIERHYNEADLAQDIKIIEVGF is encoded by the coding sequence ATGAGTCAATTTATTCAGCCAATAAACTTGCAAATATCACCTGGTTCCTTAAATCAAGGGGAATCTGCTATTCGTCAGGAATTAGCCTTACAACTCTACGTGCAGAATATCTTTACCTTTAGTCAAGCACGTCACTTAGCTAACTTGTCTGTATGGGAATTTCAGAAACTTTTGGGGCAAAACAAAATTGAACGTCATTACAATGAAGCAGATTTAGCGCAGGATATTAAGATAATTGAAGTAGGTTTTTAA
- a CDS encoding MAPEG family protein, translated as MTQDAIFSPFFATMFLTFVVWVYMYIRRISFITSRKILPKDLAVPGTLAQISPPNVSNPSDNLKNLFEIPVLFYALVLYLFITKQVDTVYVNAAWVFVVFRALHSAVHCTFNLIILRFYLYLFATLAVWFIAIRAALIYFT; from the coding sequence ATGACGCAAGATGCAATCTTCAGTCCATTCTTTGCAACAATGTTTCTGACATTCGTAGTCTGGGTGTATATGTACATCCGCCGTATCAGTTTCATCACAAGTAGAAAGATCCTACCGAAGGATCTTGCTGTACCTGGTACACTGGCGCAGATCTCGCCACCAAACGTATCCAATCCATCAGATAACCTAAAGAACCTGTTCGAGATTCCGGTACTTTTCTATGCGCTTGTCCTATACCTCTTCATCACGAAGCAGGTGGATACAGTGTATGTAAACGCCGCCTGGGTCTTCGTTGTGTTTCGCGCATTGCATAGCGCTGTCCATTGCACATTCAATCTCATCATACTTCGGTTCTACCTCTACCTATTTGCCACGCTCGCGGTGTGGTTCATCGCCATCCGCGCAGCCCTTATTTATTTCACATAG
- a CDS encoding LuxR C-terminal-related transcriptional regulator — MTSPLKLLFEAINQTDSEHDMRSHIMPKIGEYFSAKRWGIFFFDQLPLADSNFQKILKVGLSIEHNPVVRYLVERHTPVHEALVTSPKAWTIICPRPDHWHVMAGPIVNCGQLAGVVGCTREKSMPTFDTQNLADLSAICLHLSIWAATVRAQSVFVDTAIPKDIGNSPQQFFKTHRLTPRELQIAELVALGRTNAQIGNELWITENSVKQALKRMFRKLEVSSRAEMVAQLFQSKMLER, encoded by the coding sequence ATGACAAGTCCCTTGAAGCTTCTTTTTGAAGCTATCAACCAGACCGATAGTGAACACGATATGCGATCGCATATCATGCCAAAAATTGGTGAGTATTTTTCAGCTAAACGATGGGGAATTTTTTTCTTTGACCAACTTCCGTTAGCAGATAGCAATTTTCAAAAAATACTGAAAGTTGGGCTATCAATCGAACATAATCCTGTTGTGCGTTATTTAGTGGAACGCCATACTCCCGTCCATGAAGCATTAGTGACGTCACCAAAGGCTTGGACAATAATTTGTCCCCGTCCCGATCATTGGCATGTGATGGCAGGACCGATTGTAAATTGCGGTCAATTAGCGGGTGTAGTGGGCTGCACCCGTGAAAAGTCAATGCCTACCTTTGATACACAAAATTTAGCTGATTTGAGTGCCATCTGTTTGCACTTATCTATTTGGGCTGCAACAGTGCGAGCACAAAGTGTTTTCGTTGATACAGCAATTCCGAAGGACATAGGAAACTCGCCGCAACAGTTCTTCAAAACCCATCGCTTAACGCCTCGTGAATTGCAGATTGCAGAATTAGTGGCTTTGGGGCGAACAAACGCACAAATTGGGAATGAACTTTGGATTACTGAGAATTCTGTAAAGCAAGCTTTAAAGCGAATGTTCCGCAAGCTTGAGGTTTCATCCCGTGCAGAGATGGTAGCACAGCTTTTTCAATCCAAAATGTTGGAAAGATGA
- a CDS encoding helix-turn-helix domain-containing protein gives MIPTSRQQTYTDLLIQYQPKPIKTEEEYHRALTTVEGMMSDELTEAETTLLELLVLLIETYEQHHYPMGKSTPVATLESLMYEFDVEPVSLVEVFGSLELVKEVINDQREISQSQAESLAKFFNDLSSGLSLTTKDFQHDVSLSI, from the coding sequence ATGATCCCTACTTCTCGTCAACAAACCTATACTGACCTACTGATTCAGTATCAGCCGAAGCCAATAAAAACAGAAGAAGAGTATCACAGAGCCTTGACAACAGTGGAAGGTATGATGTCTGACGAATTAACGGAGGCTGAAACTACGCTTCTGGAGTTATTGGTTCTTCTTATTGAGACCTACGAACAACACCATTATCCGATGGGTAAGTCTACACCTGTGGCTACTTTAGAATCCCTCATGTACGAATTTGACGTGGAGCCTGTTTCTTTAGTAGAAGTCTTTGGCTCTCTTGAGCTTGTTAAGGAAGTAATTAATGATCAACGGGAAATTAGCCAATCTCAGGCGGAATCCCTAGCTAAGTTTTTTAATGACCTCAGTTCTGGTCTTTCTCTAACTACTAAAGATTTTCAACATGATGTTTCTCTAAGCATTTAA
- a CDS encoding transketolase C-terminal domain-containing protein, translating to MTTAVAASFPINLSAYKKLALDPSNPNLTSEQRETLKANIQLCRDAIVFFTATGAARGVGGHTGGAYDTVPEVVILDAFFRGAPDKFVPIFFDEAGHRVATQYLMAVLHGELDAESLVHYREAHAKLPGHPELGLTPGVKFSSGRLGHVWPYINGVALANPNKVLVCLGSDGSQQEGNDAEAARLAVAQNLNIKLIIDDNDVTIAGHPSEYLPGFSVAKTLEGHGLSVNEGDGEDLDDLYRRLCAAVTQPGPVALVNKRKMAVGIEGIEGSTHGHDVIPVDKAIAYLEKRGLTEAVNYLKSIPKPKQSYTFLGVSDKWGSNRNVFGEAVVSVLSRLSETERKEKVLCIDSDLEGSCGLKKIHDAYPEIFISSGIMERGNFSAAAGFGMEKGKQGIFGTFSAFLEMCISEITMARLNYSNVLCHFSHSGIDDMADNTCHFGLNNMFADNGLDDGYETRLYFPADAAQMKACVDAVFFDPGLRFIFSTRSKVPHILDANGKDLFGEGYTFVPGKDEVVREGTAGYIVSYGDGLYRSLDAVERLKQQGIDVGLINKPTLNVVDEETLAKIGAAPFVLVVESMSRRNGLGIRFGTWLLERGLTPKFAHLGTHHEGCGGLWEQFPHQGIDPDGIISKVKSLIG from the coding sequence ATGACTACTGCTGTAGCTGCTAGCTTTCCGATTAATCTTAGCGCTTACAAAAAATTAGCACTAGACCCAAGCAATCCTAACCTGACTAGTGAGCAACGAGAAACACTCAAAGCTAACATTCAGCTTTGCCGCGATGCAATTGTTTTCTTCACCGCCACAGGTGCTGCTAGGGGTGTAGGCGGACACACTGGTGGTGCTTACGATACAGTACCAGAAGTAGTGATTCTTGATGCATTTTTCCGGGGAGCACCCGATAAATTTGTACCTATCTTCTTTGATGAAGCAGGACACCGTGTTGCTACCCAATACCTGATGGCTGTTTTGCACGGCGAGTTAGATGCTGAAAGCCTTGTCCATTACCGTGAAGCTCATGCAAAATTACCCGGACACCCCGAACTCGGTTTGACACCAGGTGTTAAGTTTAGTTCCGGACGCTTGGGACACGTTTGGCCTTACATTAATGGTGTGGCGTTAGCTAATCCCAATAAAGTCTTAGTCTGTTTGGGTTCTGATGGTTCGCAGCAGGAAGGTAATGATGCCGAAGCAGCACGTTTGGCGGTTGCTCAAAATCTTAACATTAAACTCATCATTGATGATAACGATGTGACCATTGCTGGACATCCTTCAGAGTATTTACCAGGTTTTAGTGTTGCCAAAACACTTGAAGGTCACGGACTTAGTGTAAACGAAGGTGATGGCGAAGACTTAGACGATCTGTACCGTCGCCTTTGTGCAGCAGTTACCCAGCCAGGACCTGTTGCTTTAGTCAACAAGCGGAAGATGGCTGTAGGAATTGAAGGCATCGAAGGCTCAACTCACGGTCATGATGTGATTCCTGTGGATAAAGCGATCGCTTACTTAGAAAAGCGTGGATTAACCGAAGCTGTCAACTACCTCAAGAGCATACCCAAGCCCAAGCAGAGCTACACATTCCTTGGCGTCAGCGACAAATGGGGTTCCAACCGGAACGTATTTGGCGAAGCGGTAGTCTCCGTCCTCAGCCGCTTGAGTGAAACAGAACGCAAGGAAAAGGTACTGTGTATCGATAGTGACCTAGAAGGTTCCTGCGGATTGAAGAAAATTCACGATGCTTACCCAGAAATCTTCATCAGTTCTGGAATTATGGAGAGAGGAAACTTCTCCGCAGCTGCCGGATTTGGTATGGAAAAAGGAAAGCAAGGTATTTTCGGTACCTTCAGCGCCTTTTTAGAAATGTGTATTTCTGAAATCACAATGGCGCGGTTGAACTATTCTAACGTTTTGTGTCATTTTTCCCACTCTGGAATCGATGACATGGCAGACAATACCTGTCATTTCGGCTTAAACAATATGTTTGCCGATAACGGGTTAGATGATGGCTACGAAACACGGCTTTACTTCCCTGCTGATGCGGCTCAAATGAAAGCGTGTGTTGACGCAGTTTTCTTCGATCCAGGTTTGCGGTTTATCTTCTCCACCCGTTCCAAAGTTCCCCACATTCTTGATGCCAATGGCAAAGATTTGTTTGGCGAAGGTTACACCTTTGTTCCTGGGAAAGATGAAGTAGTACGGGAAGGAACTGCAGGTTATATCGTTAGCTATGGTGATGGATTGTACCGCTCCCTTGATGCAGTAGAACGTCTCAAGCAGCAAGGAATTGATGTTGGTTTAATCAATAAACCCACACTTAACGTCGTAGATGAAGAAACCCTTGCCAAAATCGGTGCTGCACCTTTTGTACTGGTTGTAGAATCCATGAGCCGTCGTAACGGGTTGGGTATCCGCTTTGGAACTTGGTTACTTGAGCGTGGATTGACACCAAAGTTCGCTCACCTCGGAACTCATCATGAGGGTTGCGGTGGTCTTTGGGAACAGTTCCCCCATCAAGGAATTGACCCCGATGGCATTATCAGTAAGGTCAAGTCGTTGATTGGCTAA
- a CDS encoding AraC family transcriptional regulator, whose translation MAIEPLKRETAIHACQELVELVTRHTDDLGNGIHSTAIAQLEFLRESAAPTALCALYEPTLCIILQGKKETLLGKETYQYGAAQYIVVTVDLPLSGYIVEATPDKPYLGFKLSLDATQLWNIIDQIQRRPDKKETSVRGLFVSDANASLIDCASRLTRLLDTPLDIPFLAPMIIREIYYRLLIGEQDEAVRQIATSGSNMQRVAEVIKRIKADFTKSLRVDDLAQQASMSPASFHRHFKAVTSMSPLQYQKQLRLLEARRLMLTENADATHAAYQVGYESPSQFSREYSRLFGAPPMKDIERLRIT comes from the coding sequence ATGGCAATTGAACCCTTGAAACGCGAGACGGCGATTCATGCTTGTCAAGAACTGGTGGAACTAGTAACTCGCCATACAGATGACTTGGGGAACGGTATCCATTCAACTGCGATCGCTCAGTTGGAATTTCTGCGTGAATCTGCTGCTCCTACAGCACTCTGTGCCCTATATGAACCGACTCTTTGCATTATTCTTCAAGGCAAAAAAGAAACCTTACTAGGAAAAGAAACCTATCAGTATGGTGCGGCTCAATATATCGTTGTCACAGTGGATTTACCCCTCAGTGGATACATTGTCGAAGCGACACCAGACAAACCGTATCTAGGATTTAAGCTGAGCCTGGACGCAACTCAACTTTGGAATATTATTGACCAAATCCAGCGCCGCCCAGATAAAAAAGAAACTTCGGTTAGAGGCTTGTTCGTTAGTGATGCTAATGCATCGTTGATTGATTGTGCCAGCAGACTAACACGGCTGCTGGATACGCCCCTGGATATTCCATTTCTGGCACCGATGATTATTCGCGAAATCTATTACCGCCTTTTAATTGGCGAACAGGACGAAGCAGTTCGGCAGATTGCGACATCCGGTAGCAATATGCAGCGCGTTGCAGAAGTAATTAAACGGATCAAAGCTGATTTTACAAAATCATTGCGCGTTGATGATTTGGCTCAGCAAGCGAGTATGTCTCCTGCATCATTCCATCGCCATTTCAAGGCAGTCACCTCAATGAGTCCATTGCAATATCAAAAACAGTTGAGATTATTGGAAGCACGTCGTCTGATGCTGACTGAAAACGCTGATGCAACCCATGCGGCTTATCAGGTTGGTTATGAGAGTCCTTCACAGTTCAGTCGTGAATATTCCCGTTTATTTGGTGCCCCACCCATGAAGGATATTGAACGTTTACGAATCACCTGA
- a CDS encoding oxidoreductase has product MTQRTWFITGASRGIGAEIALAVLAAGDQLIATARNKTDLHQFESSQNVLTLSLDITDEAQVKAAVAAGLERFGQIDVLVNNAGFGLLGGIEETSATEVERVYRTNVFGLLNVTRAVLPSMRQFRSGHIINLSSIGGYRSTPGWGIYSSTKFAVEGITEALHDELAPLGIHATVVEPGYFRTNFLDGSSLQRTAMEISDYAQTVGKIRNHASELNYQQPGDPTKLAQAILELVNADTPPLRLPLGTDTLQAIAEKNAYVEQETAQWRTLAESTDYR; this is encoded by the coding sequence ATGACTCAGAGAACATGGTTCATTACAGGTGCATCCCGTGGAATTGGAGCCGAAATCGCACTAGCAGTTTTGGCAGCAGGTGACCAATTAATTGCAACCGCGCGCAACAAAACCGATTTGCATCAGTTCGAGTCCAGTCAAAATGTGTTGACGCTCAGCCTGGATATTACCGACGAGGCTCAAGTGAAAGCAGCAGTTGCAGCAGGACTGGAACGCTTTGGGCAGATCGATGTGTTAGTCAACAATGCGGGATTCGGTTTGCTCGGAGGCATCGAAGAAACCAGTGCTACTGAGGTTGAGCGGGTATACCGCACGAACGTCTTCGGGCTGTTGAATGTGACCCGTGCCGTGTTGCCCAGTATGCGTCAGTTCCGCTCCGGACACATTATTAACCTATCGTCCATCGGGGGCTACCGCTCCACTCCAGGGTGGGGCATCTACTCCTCAACCAAGTTTGCAGTTGAAGGCATTACCGAAGCTCTGCACGATGAATTAGCTCCTCTGGGCATCCATGCCACTGTGGTCGAGCCGGGATACTTCCGGACCAATTTCCTCGATGGCAGCTCGCTCCAGCGCACTGCCATGGAAATTTCCGATTACGCCCAGACGGTCGGTAAAATCCGTAACCACGCATCTGAACTGAACTATCAACAACCGGGAGATCCCACCAAACTCGCCCAGGCGATCCTGGAGCTCGTCAATGCAGATACCCCACCTCTGCGGTTGCCTCTAGGGACAGACACCCTTCAGGCAATTGCTGAGAAAAACGCTTACGTCGAGCAAGAAACGGCACAATGGCGGACTCTGGCGGAATCCACTGATTACAGATAA
- a CDS encoding nuclear transport factor 2 family protein, which yields MKKYTTAPHRKLLISFGLIGFGLMIAALASVTSALAEPKQGEIHKIVQSNESQNKEIVRVGFAKWANNTGSFFSLLADDVEWTITGRSPISKTYTSRQQFLSEAIAPINERLSVRIVPSVRGIYAEGDMVIALWDGTATAKDGKPYTNTYSWYMTMKNGRIVKVVAFFDTIELTDLWKRIPVSKKELTNY from the coding sequence ATGAAAAAATACACCACCGCCCCCCACCGTAAATTACTAATTAGCTTTGGATTAATTGGCTTTGGTTTGATGATAGCCGCTTTAGCATCTGTGACCAGTGCTCTTGCCGAGCCAAAGCAAGGAGAGATTCACAAGATTGTGCAATCTAATGAGAGCCAGAATAAAGAAATAGTACGCGTTGGCTTTGCCAAATGGGCAAATAACACTGGTAGTTTCTTCTCACTGCTAGCGGATGATGTGGAATGGACGATTACAGGCAGAAGTCCAATTTCCAAAACCTACACCAGCCGCCAGCAATTTTTGTCGGAAGCCATAGCGCCAATTAACGAGCGATTGAGCGTCAGAATAGTACCCAGTGTACGAGGCATTTATGCCGAGGGCGACATGGTAATTGCCCTATGGGATGGAACAGCTACAGCCAAAGACGGCAAACCCTATACCAACACCTATTCCTGGTATATGACCATGAAAAACGGGCGTATTGTCAAGGTAGTAGCATTCTTCGATACCATTGAGCTTACCGATCTGTGGAAACGCATTCCTGTAAGTAAAAAGGAATTGACAAACTATTGA
- a CDS encoding Uma2 family endonuclease — protein sequence MSEILTEIDIPPQFPDHTQLPESDGTFVKNFQEHPQCLILTDSIAPVLQQLHPDGQYCIGQDSGIYWRETEPPEKGAEAPDWFYVPGVPPMLDGKIRRSYVFWREYIPPLIAIELASGNGDEERDATPLPFARRRESAKPGKFWVYQQIIRIPYYAIYEINHAKLEVYHLVDFSYQKIQPNERNHYPIPPLGVELGLWQGSYLNNPEQLWLRWWDEYGNLLLIGNEIAEQERQRALAAERRVVQLAERLRAMGIDPDAVE from the coding sequence ATGAGTGAAATACTTACTGAAATTGATATACCACCCCAGTTCCCCGATCATACTCAACTGCCAGAGTCAGATGGTACGTTTGTGAAAAATTTCCAAGAACATCCTCAGTGCCTAATTTTGACTGACTCCATCGCTCCTGTTTTGCAGCAACTACACCCAGATGGACAGTACTGCATTGGTCAAGACTCTGGTATATACTGGCGAGAAACTGAACCACCTGAAAAAGGAGCCGAAGCACCTGATTGGTTTTATGTACCAGGTGTACCGCCAATGCTTGATGGCAAAATTCGTCGTTCCTATGTTTTTTGGCGGGAATACATCCCCCCCCTCATTGCTATAGAACTAGCAAGTGGCAATGGCGATGAAGAACGAGATGCAACTCCTCTACCCTTCGCCCGTCGTCGAGAAAGTGCGAAGCCTGGTAAATTTTGGGTATATCAACAAATTATCAGAATTCCTTACTATGCTATTTATGAAATCAATCATGCTAAGCTGGAAGTCTATCACTTGGTAGATTTTTCCTACCAAAAGATACAACCTAATGAGCGAAATCACTATCCCATTCCACCTTTAGGAGTAGAATTAGGACTATGGCAAGGGAGCTACTTGAATAATCCAGAGCAACTCTGGTTACGTTGGTGGGATGAATATGGAAATCTGTTACTAATTGGCAATGAAATTGCTGAGCAGGAACGACAACGAGCTCTTGCTGCAGAGCGAAGAGTTGTACAACTAGCAGAACGGTTACGGGCAATGGGCATTGACCCAGATGCGGTAGAGTAG
- a CDS encoding Uma2 family endonuclease has product MVQAPTQTLTLEEFLKLPETKPASEYIDGEIIQKPMPQGKHSKLQGKLVTTINNIVEEQKIALAFPELRCTFGGRSIVPDVVVFAWERIPLDESGDIANVFAAAPDWTIEILSPDQSQTKVTGKILHCLKYGTKLGWLVDPDEKSVLVYPPGQQPELLEQPEDVLPVPDLVKDFRLTVGDLFGWLRII; this is encoded by the coding sequence ATGGTACAAGCACCAACGCAAACACTGACCTTGGAAGAGTTTCTGAAACTACCAGAAACGAAACCTGCAAGTGAATACATTGATGGTGAAATCATTCAAAAACCTATGCCTCAAGGAAAGCACAGCAAGTTACAAGGTAAACTAGTCACTACTATTAATAACATAGTAGAAGAGCAGAAAATTGCACTTGCTTTCCCTGAATTAAGGTGTACTTTTGGTGGACGTTCAATCGTTCCAGATGTAGTGGTATTTGCTTGGGAAAGAATTCCCCTTGATGAAAGTGGGGATATTGCTAACGTATTCGCTGCTGCTCCGGATTGGACAATTGAAATTCTTTCACCAGACCAAAGTCAAACCAAAGTAACTGGAAAGATATTACATTGCTTAAAATATGGTACTAAATTAGGTTGGCTAGTCGATCCTGATGAAAAGTCCGTGCTAGTTTACCCACCAGGACAGCAACCGGAACTCTTAGAGCAACCAGAGGATGTGTTACCTGTTCCAGATTTAGTGAAAGATTTCCGCTTAACAGTGGGGGATTTGTTTGGATGGTTGAGGATAATTTAG
- a CDS encoding RtcB family protein, with the protein MPYEELELSTPSPVLSWANHPLGSEETKMAKNVASLPFVFKHVALMPDVHLGKGALVGSVIATKEAIIPAAVGVDIGCFVGDTLIPLVDGKLYSIKDLAERDEEFIVYSCTSTGKVVAAKAKARLTRRNARLIKVILDNGEEIICTPDHEFMLRDGNYEEAQHLQSGTSLMPFYSKTDTDGYTLVSQPYSGRWQKAHWIIARSGLLGKVPRFEGQRTVIHHYNFNESDNRPENLKFMGEREHSAYHRSLVERNQHWQSPEFEKNLLAALARKAATPEGYEYYAARGTRNILNYMQQQSEHFKQAVASNGERGQHYLVQYNQSEKGRKKSQEIANRYYTCDIYNAQVKTPIGLDNHRKKEHQCNHKVVAVLSLDYTQDVYCLTVPEYHNFALKAGVFVHNCGMMAIKTPFNGDKLEGKLKKIRLDIEAAIPTGFNENKEVEKTVTNWQSWCDFKVLHPGVQDLQSKAMKQMGSLGGGNHFLEVCLDTENQVWLMLHSGSRHIGNNLAQCHINTAKNLAKMADNKLPDPDLAYFIAGTPEFQAYWHDLQWAQDYARVNREVMMARFKHIVEKHLAGGKSIKPLLEVNCHHNYAEKEVHFGEDVYVTRKGAVRAEKDDYGIIPGSMGAKSYIVKGKGCANSFCSCSHGAGRLLSRNKAKNVYTLDDLIEQTKGVECRKDEGVLDEIPGAYKPIDEVMNNQADLVEVVATLKQVVCVKG; encoded by the coding sequence ATGCCCTACGAAGAATTAGAACTTTCCACGCCATCACCTGTCCTGTCTTGGGCAAACCATCCATTGGGATCAGAAGAAACCAAGATGGCAAAGAATGTAGCATCACTACCATTTGTATTTAAACACGTAGCATTGATGCCGGACGTTCACTTAGGTAAAGGAGCCTTAGTTGGTTCAGTGATTGCCACAAAAGAAGCAATTATTCCAGCTGCTGTCGGCGTGGATATTGGCTGCTTTGTAGGTGATACTCTTATTCCTTTAGTCGATGGTAAATTGTATTCTATAAAAGATTTAGCCGAACGTGATGAAGAGTTTATAGTTTACTCATGCACCTCTACTGGAAAAGTTGTAGCAGCTAAGGCAAAAGCAAGGTTAACGAGACGTAATGCTCGTCTCATAAAAGTCATTCTGGATAATGGTGAAGAAATTATCTGCACACCAGATCATGAATTTATGCTTAGAGATGGAAACTATGAGGAAGCACAACATCTTCAATCTGGAACATCTTTGATGCCATTCTACTCTAAAACAGACACAGATGGTTATACCTTAGTCTCTCAACCCTACTCCGGTAGATGGCAAAAAGCACATTGGATTATTGCTAGATCGGGTTTGTTAGGAAAAGTCCCCAGATTTGAAGGACAAAGAACAGTTATTCATCATTACAACTTTAATGAATCAGATAACCGACCTGAGAATTTGAAATTCATGGGAGAGCGGGAGCATTCCGCCTATCATCGTAGCTTAGTTGAACGTAACCAACACTGGCAATCTCCAGAGTTTGAAAAAAACCTACTAGCGGCACTTGCCAGAAAAGCAGCAACACCAGAAGGATATGAGTACTACGCTGCTAGAGGAACTCGAAATATCCTGAATTATATGCAGCAACAGTCAGAACACTTTAAGCAAGCAGTTGCTAGTAATGGTGAGCGCGGTCAGCATTATTTAGTGCAATACAATCAAAGTGAGAAGGGTAGAAAGAAATCTCAGGAAATCGCCAATCGATACTATACCTGTGACATTTATAATGCACAAGTTAAGACACCAATTGGTTTAGACAATCACAGAAAAAAAGAACATCAGTGTAATCACAAAGTAGTAGCTGTTCTATCTTTAGACTATACACAAGATGTTTATTGCCTTACAGTACCTGAATATCACAACTTTGCTTTGAAAGCAGGTGTCTTTGTTCACAACTGTGGCATGATGGCGATAAAAACACCATTTAATGGGGACAAACTAGAAGGAAAACTGAAAAAAATCCGCTTGGATATTGAAGCAGCGATTCCTACTGGATTTAACGAAAATAAAGAGGTTGAAAAAACTGTTACCAACTGGCAAAGCTGGTGCGACTTTAAGGTCTTGCATCCAGGGGTGCAAGATTTACAAAGTAAAGCGATGAAACAAATGGGTTCTCTCGGCGGTGGAAATCATTTTCTAGAAGTTTGCCTCGATACAGAGAACCAAGTTTGGCTGATGTTGCATTCCGGATCGCGTCATATTGGCAATAATCTCGCTCAATGCCACATCAACACTGCTAAAAATTTAGCAAAAATGGCAGACAATAAATTGCCAGACCCAGATTTAGCCTATTTTATTGCTGGTACGCCAGAATTCCAAGCATACTGGCACGATTTGCAATGGGCGCAGGATTATGCGCGTGTCAACCGTGAGGTAATGATGGCACGTTTCAAGCACATCGTTGAGAAACATTTAGCAGGTGGTAAATCAATTAAACCTTTATTAGAGGTCAATTGCCATCACAATTACGCTGAAAAAGAAGTGCATTTTGGCGAGGATGTATACGTCACTCGTAAGGGTGCAGTACGTGCAGAAAAAGACGACTATGGCATTATCCCCGGTTCAATGGGAGCAAAATCTTACATTGTTAAAGGCAAAGGTTGTGCCAATAGTTTTTGTTCTTGCTCTCATGGTGCTGGTCGTTTGCTATCTCGAAATAAGGCAAAGAATGTCTATACTCTTGACGATCTCATTGAGCAAACAAAAGGCGTAGAGTGTCGTAAAGATGAAGGTGTTTTGGATGAAATTCCAGGTGCTTACAAACCTATAGACGAGGTGATGAACAATCAAGCCGATTTGGTTGAAGTTGTGGCCACTCTCAAGCAAGTTGTTTGTGTAAAAGGTTAG